The proteins below are encoded in one region of Planctopirus limnophila DSM 3776:
- a CDS encoding FAD-binding oxidoreductase: MSALIHASREGRRVSEIQFWKLLLIINGLIPLALLGWDALQGKTGGNAIGQAIHTTGYVSLLFIMASLAVTPLRVVTGWTTPVAFRRILGLFGFFYAAIHFGIYFGFDRALSLSSTFDEIAKRRFLLVGMTALMLMVPLAVTSTNAMINRLGGKRWKLLHRTAYIVGALAVLHYFMQVKADIRQPLAFAVVLGAFLLMRLPLKKLLQTSKSHSPVHTSVKSPATATGRPRFWTGELKLARVFHETSLVKTFRFVAPDGNNLPFAFEPGQYLTLKVLIDGKFVSRSYTIASSPSQSGYCEISVKREEHGLVSRYLHEHLQEGDLLSISAPGGKFFFNGRQAKSVVFISGGVGITPLMSMTRYLTDTCWPGEIHFLVVDRSPKDLIFYDELRHLAHRFPNLHVAVTLTRSPEMDDWMVPDGWRRGEGRINTSWLRECLHDWPQRQVYLCGPDAMMDATRELLTELGVPAEQIFTEAFVSPAAQKEATEILPVESPANTTATSSRELTTHSATPGEFQATLQSSRQTIELSGYNNLLEAAEAAGLDWPYDCRSGVCGQCRVRLISGEVVMDVHEALTPQERAQGHILPCQARAFSHLVIEA, from the coding sequence TTGTCCGCGTTAATCCATGCATCTCGGGAAGGCCGCCGCGTGAGTGAGATTCAGTTCTGGAAGCTGCTGCTGATTATCAATGGTCTCATCCCCCTGGCACTTTTGGGCTGGGATGCGTTACAGGGTAAAACCGGTGGCAACGCCATTGGACAGGCCATCCATACCACAGGCTACGTCTCCCTGCTCTTCATCATGGCGTCCCTCGCTGTGACACCACTTCGAGTTGTCACGGGTTGGACGACCCCGGTCGCCTTTCGTCGTATTCTCGGGTTGTTTGGCTTCTTCTATGCGGCCATTCACTTCGGAATTTACTTTGGATTTGATCGCGCTTTGAGCCTGTCGAGTACCTTCGACGAAATCGCGAAACGCAGGTTCCTACTTGTAGGCATGACCGCACTGATGCTCATGGTCCCCCTGGCTGTCACTTCCACAAACGCCATGATCAATCGACTCGGCGGCAAACGCTGGAAGCTCTTGCATCGCACAGCCTACATCGTAGGAGCACTGGCCGTCCTCCATTACTTCATGCAGGTGAAAGCCGATATTCGCCAGCCCCTCGCCTTTGCTGTTGTCCTGGGCGCCTTTCTGCTCATGCGTCTTCCTTTGAAAAAGCTCCTGCAAACTTCCAAGTCTCACTCTCCCGTCCACACCTCCGTCAAATCACCAGCCACTGCGACAGGTCGGCCCAGGTTCTGGACAGGTGAACTCAAGCTGGCGCGTGTCTTTCACGAAACTTCTCTTGTAAAGACCTTTCGCTTCGTGGCTCCCGATGGCAACAACCTGCCGTTTGCCTTTGAACCCGGACAGTACCTGACATTGAAAGTACTCATCGACGGAAAGTTCGTCAGTCGCTCGTACACCATCGCATCATCCCCCAGCCAATCGGGCTATTGCGAAATCTCTGTCAAGCGGGAGGAACATGGCCTCGTCTCGCGGTATCTGCACGAGCACCTGCAAGAAGGCGATCTTCTCTCAATATCGGCACCAGGTGGAAAGTTCTTCTTCAATGGTCGCCAGGCGAAAAGTGTCGTTTTCATCTCGGGTGGTGTGGGAATCACACCTCTCATGTCGATGACTCGTTACCTCACCGATACCTGCTGGCCCGGCGAAATCCACTTTCTCGTTGTCGATCGATCACCCAAAGATTTGATCTTTTACGACGAATTGCGACATCTGGCCCATCGATTTCCCAATCTTCATGTGGCCGTCACATTGACTCGATCTCCAGAGATGGATGATTGGATGGTGCCGGATGGCTGGCGGCGAGGTGAAGGACGGATCAATACCTCGTGGCTGCGCGAATGCCTGCACGATTGGCCCCAGCGCCAGGTCTATCTCTGCGGCCCCGACGCCATGATGGATGCCACTCGTGAGCTTCTGACTGAACTTGGAGTCCCTGCCGAGCAGATCTTTACCGAAGCCTTCGTCTCACCAGCTGCACAAAAAGAGGCGACTGAGATTCTGCCTGTGGAGTCTCCAGCCAATACCACAGCGACCTCCTCACGCGAACTCACCACGCACTCCGCAACTCCGGGCGAGTTTCAAGCCACCTTGCAATCGTCCCGGCAAACCATCGAATTGAGTGGCTACAACAATCTGCTCGAAGCGGCTGAAGCCGCGGGACTCGACTGGCCCTACGATTGCCGCTCCGGTGTTTGTGGCCAGTGCCGTGTGCGACTCATCAGTGGCGAAGTCGTGATGGATGTCCACGAAGCTCTTACGCCACAGGAACGAGCACAAGGCCATATCCTCCCCTGCCAGGCCCGCGCCTTCAGCCATCTGGTGATTGAGGCCTGA